A stretch of Camelina sativa cultivar DH55 chromosome 18, Cs, whole genome shotgun sequence DNA encodes these proteins:
- the LOC104761108 gene encoding uncharacterized protein LOC104761108, with protein MAATSSSPPCVNVSMSSHLLRKPSCTILRVFGLSQPGSRSNRRVGRLTVTRSNLAQDFLGDFGARDPYPEEIASQFGDKVLGCQSTEHKILIPNASVLSLSQLDCSPVSPSQPPLSADDARTLLHKVLGWSIVEDEAGSRKIRCMWKVRDFGCGVELINRIHKVAEASGHYPSLHLESPTQVRAELSTTSIGGLSLNDFIMAAKIDDIKTSDLSPRKRAWA; from the exons ATGGCCGCCACGTCATCATCACCGCCGTGTGTTAACGTCTCAATGTCGTCTCACCTCCTCCGTAAACCTTCTTGCACCATCCTTAGAGTGTTCGGTTTATCACAGCCTGGGAGCAGGAGTAACCGTAGAGTAGGACGGTTAACGGTGACCCGGTCTAACCTGGCGCAGGATTTTCTCGGTGATTTCGGAGCTCGTGACCCTTACCCTGAGGAGATAGCGAGCCAGTTCGGTGACAAAGTGTTGGGATGCCAAAGCACTGAGCACAAGATTTTGATACCTAACGCTTctgttttgtctctctctcagCTTGATTGTTCCCCTGTTTCTCCTTCACAGCCTCCTTTGTCCGCCGATGATGCCCGAACCCTCCTCCATAAG GTTTTGGGATGGAGTATAGTGGAGGATGAAGCAGGCAGTCGGAAAATAAGGTGCATGTGGAAAGTGAGGGATTTTGGGTGCGGTGTTGAACTCATTAACAGGATCCATAAGGTTGCTGAAGCTTCTGGTCATTACCCTTCTCTTCATTTGGAAAGTCCTACCCAAGTTCGAGCTGAACTATCCACCACATCTATTG GAGGGTTGAGCCTGAATGATTTCATAATGGCGGCCAAGATAGATGATATCAAGACTTCTGATCTTTCCCCTCGGAAAAGAGCTTGGGCGTAA
- the LOC104761107 gene encoding uncharacterized protein LOC104761107 has product MSIKSVSLLVVILCIAASANAQLPQFPPFPFPFPNLFYPSPGMPGMPGMPRMPDITKCWSSFMDWPGCFAEIRQAVITHNFGSIGPACCKAFLDHEVNCNPFFPPMLKQLCVKSAGPPTTAP; this is encoded by the coding sequence ATGTCGATCAAGAGTGTTTCTCTCCTAGTGGTTATCTTATGCATTGCAGCCTCCGCTAATGCTCAGCTACCGCAGTTCCCCCCGTTCCCATTTCCATTTCCAAATCTATTTTATCCGAGTCCCGGTATGCCCGGAATGCCCGGTATGCCCAGAATGCCAGACATAACCAAATGTTGGTCGTCGTTTATGGATTGGCCAGGATGCTTTGCAGAGATCAGACAAGCCGTAATAACCCACAACTTTGGCAGTATAGGTCCAGCTTGTTGTAAAGCTTTTCTAGACCATGAAGTTAACTGCAACCCGTTTTTCCCACCTATGCTAAAACAACTATGCGTCAAAAGTGCTGGTCCTCCAACCACCGCACCCTAG
- the LOC104761105 gene encoding LOW QUALITY PROTEIN: superoxide dismutase [Fe] 2, chloroplastic (The sequence of the model RefSeq protein was modified relative to this genomic sequence to represent the inferred CDS: deleted 2 bases in 1 codon), with translation MMTVAVTAISSPLLLHSQGPNRQLLQWKRNEKRRLPTKVAGSGVITAGFELKPPPYSLDALEPHMSRETLDYHWGKHYRTYIENLNKQIVGTDLDALSLEEVVLLSYNRGNMLPAFNNAAQAWNHEFFWESIQPGGGGKPTGELLRLIERDFGSFEEFLERFKSAAASNFGSGWTWLAYKANRLEVANAVNPLPKEEDKKLVIVKTPNAVNPLVWDYSPLLTIDTWEHAYYLDFENRRAEYINTFMEKLVSWETVNTRLEAAMVRATQREQEGTYTEEEANPDDEEPEVYLDSDIDVSEVD, from the exons ATGATGACAGTTGCAGTGACAGCCAtttcctctcctcttcttcttcattctcaag GGCCAAACCGGCAACTGTTGCAATGGAAAAGAAACGAAAAG AGACGGTTACCGACAAAGGTGGCTGGTTCCGGTGTTATCACAGCGGGATTTGAGTTAAAGCCTCCTCCATATTCTCTT GATGCTCTGGAACCGCATATGAGCCGGGAAACCTTGGATTATCACTGGGGAAAACATTACAGAACTTACATTGAGAACTTGAACAAACAAATTGTAGGCACAGATCTAGATGCGTTGTCCTTGGAAGAAGTTGTGCTTCTTTCATACAACAGAGGCAATATGCTTCCTGCCTTTAACAATGCTGCCCAG GCTTGGAACCACGAGTTCTTCTGGGAGTCTATCCAACCTGGAGGTGGAGGAAAGCCAACTGGAGAGCTTCTCAGATTAATAGAGAGAGATTTCGGGTCTTTTGAAGAATTTTTGGAAAGGTTCAAGTCGGCTGCAGCCTCTAATTTTGGTTCGGGTTGGACATGGCTTGCAT ATAAGGCGAATAGACTTGAAGTTGCAAATGCCGTAAATCCGCTCCCAAAGGAGGAAGATAAGAAGCTTGTAATAGTTAAGACTCCCAACGCAGTAAACCCGCTTGTATGGGATTATTCT CCACTTCTCACCATCGATACTTGGGAG CACGCTTACTATCTGGATTTTGAG AACCGAAGAGCTGAATACATAAATACATTCATGGAAAAGCTCGTGTCATGGGAAACTGTAAACACAAGGCTAGAAGCTGCAATGGTTCGAGCAACCCAAAGAGAACAAGAAGGAACatatacagaagaagaagcgaatCCAGATGATGAAGAGCCGGAGGTCTATTTAGATAGTGATATT GATGTATCTGAGGTTGACTAA
- the LOC104761109 gene encoding polyadenylate-binding protein 1-like, translating into MPLHDEQEHEVYGGEIPEEEEGEMDTEEYEEHGGDEGAAAGDEELEPGSSSRDLEDMKKRIKEIEEEAGALREMQAKAEKDMGAGQDPSGGVSSAEKEEVDSRSIYVGNVDYACTPEEVQQHFQSCGTVNRVTILTDKFGQPKGFAYVEFVEVEAVQNSLILNESELHGRQIKVSAKRTNVPGMKQFRGRRPFRPMRGFMPGPPFYPPYAYGRVPRFRRAMRYRPY; encoded by the exons atgCCGCTGCACGATGAGCAAGAGCACGAGGTGTACGGAGGAGAGATCccagaggaggaagaaggagagatggATACGGAGGAGTATGAAGAACACGGCGGAGATGAAGGAGCCGCCGCCGGAGATGAGGAGCTTGAACCAGGCTCTAGCTCTAGG GACTTGGAGGATATGAAGAAACGAATTAAGGAGATCGAGGAAGAAGCTGGAGCTTTGCGTGAAATGCAAGCCAAAGCTGAGAAAGATATGGGAGCTGGTCAAG ATCCTTCAGGAGGTGTTAGTTCAGCTGAGAAGGAGGAAGTGGATTCGCGATCAATATATGTTGGCAAT GTGGACTATGCATGTACTCCAGAGGAAGTCCAGCAGCATTTTCAATCCTGTGGGACAGTGAATAGGGTTACGATTCTGACTGATAAGTTTGGTCAACCTAAAGGTTTTGCCTATGTGGAATTCGTGGAAGTAGAAGCTGTTCAGAATTCTCTTATTTTGAATGAGTCAGAACTGCATGGTCGTCAGATAAAG GTATCTGCAAAGAGAACTAATGTCCCTGGAATGAAGCAATTTCGAGGAAGGCGTCCCTTTAGACCCATGAGGGGATTTATGCCTGGACCTCCATTCTACCCTCCATATGCCTATGG GAGAGTTCCCAGGTTCAGACGGGCCATGCGGTACAGACCGTACTGA
- the LOC104763362 gene encoding uncharacterized protein LOC104763362: MLQNDDDAMSCSKNELLGEDVVDDEVDDEDEDDDDDDKFSGIGDSFEYDTTNGSDEDHDDLQEETSKLQMESSQLTIHVGQEFKSKRELQWRLNMLKLEEDFHFRVYKSEPSLLVVKCNGDKRCKWMVRASKIDSTCERFTVRKYVSVHTCPLESRKPGRVTARFISQLFENDRGEDGHNSKPADISSMMLIKYGFEMKYWNSWKSLEHMKESVRGTAESGYERLPAYIHLIKKYNPGTIAHLEKDVNDRFKYLFISFGACIQGFKFLRKVIVVDGSFLKGKYEGLLLVATAQDGNYKIFPIAFGIVDSEDNAAWEWFFNRLREVIPDSPDLVIISDRHKSIAKAITKVYPAARRGICTYHLKKNIITKFRGSENLGLVKQAANAYSLPEFEDAFRQIRHDNPRLANYLEKAGVTLWSRAHFSGNRYNVTTSNIAESINGALKKARELPIVYFLQYVGDMLSRWFYERRLAAALYEANITPRVDKMLKRRSVIGKHLKVHPINTYRFQVKLPTGDCVVDFEHKTCTCRRFDVHKIPCVHAIAAARKTSLRWESLVSRHYTKTCLFGAYAESISPIEEWLIPPEIAVQACRPPKMRKRSGRRKKRRYKSALENATQAKRPRKKHACSNCGVSGHNCKTCLL; this comes from the coding sequence ATGCTtcaaaatgatgatgatgctatGTCTTGCTCGAAGAATGAGTTGTTAGGAGAAGATGTGGTAGATGATGAGgtagatgatgaggatgaggatgatgatgatgatgataagtttAGTGGTATCGGTGATAGTTTTGAGTATGATACCACTAATGGTTCTGATGAAGATCACGACGATCTGCAGGAAGAAACTTCAAAATTGCAAATGGAATCAAGTCAATTAACCATTCATGTGGGTCAAGAATTTAAGAGTAAGAGAGAGCTGCAATGGAGGCTGAATATGCTTAAACTAGAAGAAGACTTCCACTTTCGAGTTTACAAGTCAGAGCCATCTCTTCTTGTGGTTAAGTGTAATGGTGATAAAAGATGCAAATGGATGGTAAGAGCATCAAAAATAGACTCCACTTGTGAACGTTTTACAGTACGGAAATACGTATCGGTACATACGTGTCCCTTGGAATCAAGAAAACCTGGAAGAGTGACAGCAAGATTTATCAGCCAACTTTTTGAGAATGACCGAGGCGAAGATGGCCATAACAGCAAACCAGCTGATATTAGTAGCATGATGCTCATCAAATATGGTTTTGAGATGAAGTATTGGAACTCATGGAAATCACTAGAACATATGAAAGAATCAGTAAGGGGTACAGCAGAAAGTGGATATGAGCGTCTCCCAGCTTATATTCATTTGATCAAGAAATACAACCCTGGAACAATAGCGCATCTTGAGAAAGACGTCAATGACAGGTTCAagtatttgtttatttcattcgGTGCATGTATACAAGGATTTAAATTCCTGAGGAAAGTAATTGTGGTGGATGGGAGTTTTCTAAAAGGAAAGTATGAGGGGCTTTTGTTAGTTGCAACTGCGCAAGATGGTAACTATAAGATTTTTCCCATTGCATTTGGAATTGTTGATTCTGAAGATAATGCTGCTTGGGAATGGTTTTTCAATAGATTGAGAGAAGTGATACCCGATAGCCCCGACTTGGTTATAATTTCTGACAGACACAAGTCTATTGCAAAAGCCATTACAAAGGTATATCCAGCTGCTCGACGTGGAATATGCACATACCACCTGAAGAAAAACATCATCACCAAGTTTAGAGGGAGTGAAAATTTGGGTTTGGTGAAACAAGCTGCAAACGCGTATAGTTTGCCAGAATTTGAAGATGCATTTCGTCAGATTCGTCATGACAATCCAAGATTAGCTAATTATTTAGAGAAAGCTGGTGTCACTTTATGGTCTCGTGCTCACTTTTCAGGAAATCGGTATAACGTTACCACTAGCAACATTGCTGAATCTATCAATGGTGCATTGAAAAAAGCAAGGGAGCTtccaattgtttattttcttcagTACGTTGGGGATATGCTTAGTAGGTGGTTTTATGAGCGTCGACTGGCTGCTGCACTGTATGAGGCAAATATCACGCCTCGAGTTGACAAGATGCTGAAACGAAGATCTGTTATTGGGAAGCACTTAAAAGTGCATCCAATAAATACATACCGGTTTCAGGTAAAACTACCTACTGGAGATTGTGTAGTTGACTTTGAGCATAAGACATGTACTTGTCGCAGGTTTGACGTGCACAAAATACCATGTGTTCATGCCATTGCTGCTGCTAGGAAAACATCTTTGAGATGGGAATCTCTTGTAAGTCGTCACTATACGAAAACTTGTTTGTTTGGCGCATATGCAGAGAGTATTTCTCCTATAGAAGAATGGCTTATACCGCCAGAAATCGCTGTCCAAGCATGTCGTCCTCCTAAAATGAGGAAAAGATCTGGGAGACGTAAAAAGAGAAGATATAAATCTGCATTAGAGAACGCTACACAAGCAAAACGCCCTCGGAAGAAACATGCATGCTCTAATTGTGGTGTTTCAGGTCATAATTGCAAGACATGTTTGTTATGA
- the LOC104761106 gene encoding protein FRIGIDA-like: protein MAFHNGSMIPALAYANYPPTMEAQPSTAAIPRKSERRRGEFPAVVETDQITIGQSKQPQFLKSIDDLAAFSAAVDAFKRQFDDLQKHIESIENAIDSKLKSNGVDIAASSDFHQPLSPPRNNASVEPTLTVRQSFQDPVPAISDKSEGERLCESMCSKGLRKYIYGNISDRAKLLEEIPVALKLAKEPAKFVFECIGKFYLQGRRAFSKDSPMISARHVSLLIMESFLLMPDPGEGKAKMKIETSVKDEAKAAAVAWKKRLIGEGGVAAAELMDARGLLLLIACFGVPSNFRSMDLLDLILTCGFNEIAGALRRSPFLTPMISGIVESSIKRGKHIEALEMVYNFGMEDKFSASTVLTSSLRMSKESFDKAKRKAHSPLAFKEATEKQLGTLSSVMQFMETHKLDPAKEIPEWQIKEEIVKLENDTLHLNREMEEKARSISLMEEAVLTKRLYNQQMKRPRLSPMETPPVASSSYSPLYRDRTFPSQRDEDRDEISALVSSYLGPSSSFPHRSSLRRSPEYMVPPGGLGRSVYAYEHLPPNSYSQANGQRVPRQYSPVHGQRHPRQYSPPIHGQEQQIPYGLQRIYRHSPSQERYLGLSNHRSPRSNSSLDHT, encoded by the exons ATGGCCTTCCACAACGGTTCTATGATCCCTGCTCTTGCCTACGCCAATTATCCACCGACAATGGAGGCGCAACCCTCTACGGCGGCGATTCCCCGGAAATCTGAACGACGGCGGGGAGAATTCCCGGCGGTTGTTGAAACAGATCAAATTACGATCGGTCAATCTAAGCAGCCGCAGTTTCTGAAATCAATCGACGATTTGGCTGCGTTTTCAGCTGCGGTGGACGCTTTCAAACGCCAATTCGATGATTTGCAGAAGCACATCGAGTCAATTGAAAACGCAATCGATTCAAAACTCAAGAGTAACGGCGTTGACATCGCCGCTTCTTCCGATTTCCATCAGCCGTTATCGCCACCGCGGAACAATGCTTCTGTAGAACCCACCTTGACTGTGAGACAATCGTTTCAGGATCCTGTACCGGCGATTTCAGATAAATCGGAAGGGGAACGTTTGTGTGAGTCAATGTGTAGCAAAGGTCTGCGCAAATACATCTACGGGAATATCTCTGATCGAGCTAAGCTACTGGAAGAGATTCCTGTAGCTTTGAAGTTGGCTAAGGAGCCAGCCAAGTTTGTCTTCGAATGTATTGGCAAGTTTTACTTACAAGGGCGTAGAGCTTTTTCTAAGGATTCGCCTATGATCTCTGCGAGACATGTTTCGCTTCTCATTATGGAGTCTTTTCTTCTAATGCCTGATCCTGGTGAAGGGAAGGCAAAGATGAAGATTGAGACTTCTGTTAAAGATGAGGCGAAGGCGGCTGCTGTTGCGTGGAAGAAAAGACTGATTGGTGAAGGAGGAGTAGCTGCGGCAGAGCTAATGGATGCAAGGGGTCTGCTTTTACTGATTGCTTGTTTTGGTGTTCCTTCAAACTTTAGGAGTATGGACCTGTTGGATTTGATACTGACGTGTGGGTTTAATGAGATTGCGGGTGCTTTGAGACGGTCACCTTTTCTTACCCCTATGATTTCAG GTATAGTTGAATCAAGTATCAAGCGTGGAAAGCATATTGAAGCTCTTGAGATGGTGTATAACTTTGGGATGGAGGATAAGTTTTCAGCTTCTACAGTTCTAACTTCATCCTTAAGGATGAGCAAGGAGTCATTTGACAAGGCAAAACGAAAAGCCCACTCACCATTGGCATTT AAAGAGGCGACTGAAAAGCAGCTAGGTACACTATCATCAGTGATGCAGTTTATGGAGACTCACAAATTAGACCCCGCAAAAGAAATACCAGAGTGGCAAATCAAAGAGGAAATTGTTAAGCTGGAGAATGACACTCTTCACCTCAATAGAGAGATGGAAGAGAAAGCAAGATCCATCAGTTTAATGGAGGAAGCGGTACTTACCAAGAGATTGTATAACCAACAGATGAAACGTCCGAGGTTGTCACCCATGGAAACGCCACCAGTAGCTTCTTCATCATATTCTCCTCTGTACCGTGATCGAACCTTTCCTAGTCAAAGAGACGAAGATAGAGATGAAATATCAGCTCTTGTGAGTAGTTACCTTGGCCCGTCATCATCTTTTCCTCATCGCTCAAGTCTCAGAAGATCCCCTGAATATATGGTTCCACCTGGTGGTTTAGGAAGAAGTGTATATGCATATGAACATCTGCCTCCAAATTCATACTCTCAGGCTAACGGACAGAGAGTTCCTCGGCAGTACTCTCCGGTTCATGGACAGAGACATCCACGGCAGTACTCTCCTCCAATTCATGGACAAGAGCAACAAATACCATATGGTCTTCAAAGGATTTACAGACATTCACCATCTCAAGAAAGATATTTGGGTTTATCCAATCACAGGTCTCCTCGTAGTAACTCATCACTAGACCACACATAG
- the LOC104761111 gene encoding probable RNA methyltransferase At5g51130 isoform X2 yields MKPTSCERMGRDNDQKKDKKKRKRSHENEKSVEKVVANEEKKVPTQQKKQQQGQQGNEKVPTQQQKQNQKQGNCNQSKKKKSQEVYPFGNYRNYYGYRISNDTDEDPRLKVLKKVWFEGKDCLDIGCNSGIMTIHIAKKFGCRSILGVDIDSSRIEDAHWHLRKFVRMQNSAKSSEKEPSSKSAHGAHGSMEQSTSLSNGETKEDSPETKDLSQIVSFQKENFVLTRNLDENRYDTILCLSVTKWIHLNWGDDGLITLFSKIWRLLQPGGIFIMEPQPWKSYENNRRVSETTAMNYRKIVLRPDRFQEILLDKIGFRTVEDLTSSLSGASKGFDRQILAFQK; encoded by the exons ATGAAACCAACGTCGTGTGAGAGAATGGGTCGGGACAACGATcagaagaaggataagaagaagagaaagagaagccaTGAGAATGAGAAGAGTGTTGAGAAAGTTGTAGctaatgaagagaagaaagtcCCAACCCAGCAGAAGAAGCAGCAACAAGGACAACAAGGGAACGAGAAAGTCCCAACCCAGCAGCAGAAGCAGAATCAGAAACAAGGAAACTGTAAtcaaagcaagaagaagaagagccaagAAGTTTACCCTTTTGGAAACTACAGGAACTACTATGGCTACCGA ATTAGCAATGACACGGATGAGGATCCTCGGCTTAAAGTATTGAAGAAAGTATGGTTTGAAGGCAAGGACTGTCTTGACATTGGCTGCAACAGCGGCATTATGACTATCCATATTG CTAAAAAGTTTGGTTGCCGGAGCATTCTTGGAGTTGATATTGATTCAA GTCGCATTGAGGATGCTCACTGGCATCTTAGGAAGTTTGTCAGAATGCAGAATTCTGCTAAGTCAAGTGAAAAGGAACCTAGTTCAAAGAGTGCACATGGAGCACATGGTTCAATGGAGCAATCTACTTCTCTCTCTAATGGTGAGACGAAGGAAGACAGCCCAGAAACTAAAGACCTGTCTCAGATTGTGTCGTTTCAGAAGGAGAATTTTGTTCTAACCCGAAATCTTGATGAGAATCGTTATGATACAATTCTATG TTTAAGTGTGACAAAATGGATTCATTTGAATTGGGGTGATGATGGCTTGATcacattattttcaaaaatttggcgTCTTCTTCAACCG GGTGGCATCTTTATAATGGAACCTCAGCCTTGGAAATCTTATGAAAACAATCGTCGTGTCTCAGAG ACAACTGCAATGAATTACCGAAAGATTGTTTTGCGACCAGACCGTTTCCAAGAAATTCTTCTTGATAAG
- the LOC104761111 gene encoding probable RNA methyltransferase At5g51130 isoform X1: MKPTSCERMGRDNDQKKDKKKRKRSHENEKSVEKVVANEEKKVPTQQKKQQQGQQGNEKVPTQQQKQNQKQGNCNQSKKKKSQEVYPFGNYRNYYGYRISNDTDEDPRLKVLKKVWFEGKDCLDIGCNSGIMTIHIAKKFGCRSILGVDIDSSRIEDAHWHLRKFVRMQNSAKSSEKEPSSKSAHGAHGSMEQSTSLSNGETKEDSPETKDLSQIVSFQKENFVLTRNLDENRYDTILCLSVTKWIHLNWGDDGLITLFSKIWRLLQPVTISYLNQVPIIYFSYLQLTVGFAFQGGIFIMEPQPWKSYENNRRVSETTAMNYRKIVLRPDRFQEILLDKIGFRTVEDLTSSLSGASKGFDRQILAFQK; encoded by the exons ATGAAACCAACGTCGTGTGAGAGAATGGGTCGGGACAACGATcagaagaaggataagaagaagagaaagagaagccaTGAGAATGAGAAGAGTGTTGAGAAAGTTGTAGctaatgaagagaagaaagtcCCAACCCAGCAGAAGAAGCAGCAACAAGGACAACAAGGGAACGAGAAAGTCCCAACCCAGCAGCAGAAGCAGAATCAGAAACAAGGAAACTGTAAtcaaagcaagaagaagaagagccaagAAGTTTACCCTTTTGGAAACTACAGGAACTACTATGGCTACCGA ATTAGCAATGACACGGATGAGGATCCTCGGCTTAAAGTATTGAAGAAAGTATGGTTTGAAGGCAAGGACTGTCTTGACATTGGCTGCAACAGCGGCATTATGACTATCCATATTG CTAAAAAGTTTGGTTGCCGGAGCATTCTTGGAGTTGATATTGATTCAA GTCGCATTGAGGATGCTCACTGGCATCTTAGGAAGTTTGTCAGAATGCAGAATTCTGCTAAGTCAAGTGAAAAGGAACCTAGTTCAAAGAGTGCACATGGAGCACATGGTTCAATGGAGCAATCTACTTCTCTCTCTAATGGTGAGACGAAGGAAGACAGCCCAGAAACTAAAGACCTGTCTCAGATTGTGTCGTTTCAGAAGGAGAATTTTGTTCTAACCCGAAATCTTGATGAGAATCGTTATGATACAATTCTATG TTTAAGTGTGACAAAATGGATTCATTTGAATTGGGGTGATGATGGCTTGATcacattattttcaaaaatttggcgTCTTCTTCAACCGGTTACTATATCATACTTAAATCAGGTGCCCATAATTTACTTTTCGTATCTGCAACTGACAGTTGGGTTTGCTTTTCAGGGTGGCATCTTTATAATGGAACCTCAGCCTTGGAAATCTTATGAAAACAATCGTCGTGTCTCAGAG ACAACTGCAATGAATTACCGAAAGATTGTTTTGCGACCAGACCGTTTCCAAGAAATTCTTCTTGATAAG